The Cyanobacteriota bacterium genome has a segment encoding these proteins:
- a CDS encoding Dam family site-specific DNA-(adenine-N6)-methyltransferase, with amino-acid sequence MKGSDRVRVPPIKCQGIKTKLVAFIRENLQWQKTGASRWVEPFLGSGVVAFNLAPQRALLSDTNHHIIRFYQAIQQGEITADRVRHFLTYEGSQLAADGAQHYYRVRDRFNQHGSSLDFLFLNRACFNGVMRFNRQGQFNVPFCRKPHRFTPAYITKICNQVAWVQQQMQGSDWELRVASWDEIFADVQATDFVYLDPPYIGRHTDYYNTWTSMDAVRLAAQTRSLAGGYALSMWLENQYRRNAHIHDCWQDMDIRLYSHFYHVGAHELLRHSMTEALVIKPGYGAPLRSEQLT; translated from the coding sequence GTGAAGGGAAGTGATCGGGTACGGGTTCCTCCCATCAAGTGCCAGGGGATTAAAACCAAACTTGTGGCCTTCATTCGAGAGAATCTTCAGTGGCAGAAAACAGGTGCTAGCCGTTGGGTAGAGCCATTTTTGGGGTCTGGTGTGGTGGCGTTTAACCTTGCACCTCAGCGAGCGCTCTTATCTGATACCAATCATCACATTATCCGTTTCTACCAAGCTATCCAACAGGGGGAAATTACAGCCGACCGGGTACGCCATTTTCTCACCTATGAGGGCAGCCAGTTAGCTGCTGACGGTGCCCAGCATTACTATCGAGTGCGCGATCGCTTTAACCAGCATGGGTCGTCCTTAGATTTCCTATTTCTAAACCGAGCTTGTTTCAATGGGGTTATGCGGTTTAACCGTCAAGGCCAGTTCAATGTTCCCTTTTGTCGCAAGCCTCATCGGTTTACCCCAGCGTACATCACCAAAATCTGTAACCAAGTGGCCTGGGTTCAGCAACAGATGCAAGGTAGCGACTGGGAGTTGCGAGTGGCAAGCTGGGACGAAATTTTTGCCGATGTGCAAGCAACTGACTTTGTTTACCTGGATCCACCGTACATTGGACGGCATACAGACTATTACAATACATGGACTTCGATGGATGCTGTCCGACTGGCAGCCCAAACCCGATCACTGGCTGGTGGCTATGCCCTATCCATGTGGCTAGAAAACCAATATCGGCGTAATGCTCATATCCACGATTGTTGGCAGGATATGGATATTCGCTTGTATTCCCATTTCTACCATGTTGGTGCCCATGAGTTACTGCGTCACTCTATGACCGAAGCACTGGTGATCAAACCGGGATACGGGGCACCCTTGCGGTCGGAGCAACTGACGTAG
- a CDS encoding ATP-binding protein, with protein sequence MLAVLKLLRDTIINWWAKFTLQTKLMAVATLVVSLLMSGLTFWAVNTIQQDARLNDTRFGRDLGLLLAANVAPLVGENNRTELARFSHRFYSSTSSIRYMLYADADGEIFFGIPFSESEVKTSLTLRRRIQLPENYAENSELPMVRQHRTPDGEVTDVFVPLIQDGKYLGVLAIGINPNPTVVTSSGLTRDVTIAVFVSIWVMVVLGAVFNALTITKPIKELLMGVKNIAAGNFKQRIDLPLGGELGELILSFNDMAERLERYEEQNIEELTAEKAKLDTLVSTIADGAVLLDPNLRIVLVNPIARRIFGWENKPLIGDNILYNLPGSVAVALTRPLYQLTRGEVPTLTLATNSTDEHSSTPVDSKPAHYADSDSHLPVELADASAHGDEQTALDRSHVDLKHLDAVHHTRDHTHDDREGLEYRLTLSEPINRTVRILLTTVYDSARENLKGIAMTIQDITREAELNEAKSQFISNVSHELRTPLFNIKSFIETLHEFGDELSEAERREFLETANHETDRLTRLVNDVLDLSKLESNKRYHFNGVDLAQIIEQTLRTYQLNAKDKGINLIHAVDPQLPLVLGNYDLLLQVFTNLVGNALKFTEPGGTVLVRAYLLDATTSLYQKPTLLGQVETGNTLNSPCVPITPPQDQWLPAASDRDTLSHQNWVTRVEVSDTGIGIDSEDQEAIFDRFFRVENRVHTLEGTGLGLSIVRNIVEKHQSRVHLVSAVGVGTTFWFDLPLYKPEPLPDNPNLPVDDSAPAHDPQVITP encoded by the coding sequence TTGCTAGCTGTTCTTAAACTCCTACGAGACACGATTATCAATTGGTGGGCGAAGTTCACCCTCCAGACTAAGCTCATGGCGGTTGCTACCCTTGTGGTGTCACTGTTGATGAGCGGGCTAACATTTTGGGCAGTGAACACAATCCAGCAGGATGCCCGTCTCAACGATACTCGCTTTGGACGGGATCTAGGGTTGTTGCTAGCAGCCAACGTAGCCCCTCTGGTCGGCGAAAACAACCGCACAGAACTGGCGCGATTTTCCCATCGGTTTTACAGCAGCACCTCTAGCATTCGTTACATGCTCTATGCTGATGCCGATGGCGAGATTTTCTTTGGCATTCCCTTCTCTGAGTCTGAGGTAAAAACTTCCCTAACGTTACGCCGTCGCATTCAATTGCCAGAGAATTATGCCGAAAATAGTGAACTGCCCATGGTGCGCCAGCACCGAACGCCCGATGGAGAAGTTACCGATGTATTTGTGCCCCTGATTCAAGATGGCAAGTACTTAGGTGTATTAGCGATCGGCATTAACCCCAATCCCACCGTTGTCACATCATCTGGACTAACCCGTGACGTTACCATTGCCGTATTTGTCTCCATTTGGGTGATGGTTGTCTTAGGAGCTGTATTCAATGCCCTCACCATCACCAAGCCCATTAAGGAACTATTGATGGGAGTAAAAAACATTGCAGCGGGCAACTTTAAGCAGCGAATAGATTTACCCCTCGGTGGCGAACTAGGCGAGTTAATCCTTAGCTTTAACGACATGGCAGAGCGTCTAGAGCGCTACGAAGAACAGAATATTGAAGAACTGACGGCTGAAAAGGCCAAGCTAGACACCCTTGTATCTACGATTGCTGACGGTGCTGTGTTGCTTGATCCCAATCTGCGGATTGTGTTGGTGAACCCAATTGCTCGCCGAATTTTCGGCTGGGAAAACAAGCCCCTCATTGGGGACAATATCCTCTACAATCTGCCTGGTTCGGTAGCAGTTGCTCTTACGCGCCCGCTGTATCAGCTTACCCGTGGCGAAGTTCCAACGCTAACATTAGCAACAAACTCTACGGATGAGCATTCATCGACCCCTGTAGACTCAAAGCCTGCCCACTATGCTGACTCTGATTCCCACCTTCCCGTTGAATTAGCAGACGCTAGTGCCCATGGGGATGAGCAGACAGCCCTTGATCGCAGCCATGTTGACCTAAAGCATCTGGATGCTGTGCACCATACCCGTGACCATACCCACGACGATCGGGAAGGTTTGGAGTATCGCCTAACCCTGAGCGAACCCATTAATCGCACGGTGCGCATTTTGTTGACAACCGTGTATGACTCTGCCCGAGAAAATCTAAAGGGCATTGCCATGACTATTCAGGATATCACTCGTGAAGCTGAGCTAAACGAGGCCAAGAGCCAATTCATTAGTAACGTATCCCACGAACTGCGCACACCGCTGTTCAATATCAAGTCATTTATTGAAACCCTGCATGAGTTTGGGGATGAACTCAGCGAGGCTGAGCGACGGGAATTTTTGGAAACAGCTAACCATGAGACCGATCGCCTCACCCGCCTAGTCAACGATGTATTAGACCTATCCAAGCTGGAATCTAACAAGCGCTACCACTTCAATGGTGTGGATTTGGCTCAGATTATTGAGCAAACCCTACGTACCTATCAGTTGAATGCTAAGGACAAAGGTATTAACCTTATTCATGCCGTTGATCCCCAACTGCCCCTTGTGCTGGGCAACTATGATTTACTTCTGCAAGTCTTTACAAACTTAGTGGGGAATGCATTGAAATTTACTGAGCCTGGCGGCACAGTCCTGGTGAGGGCCTATTTGTTGGATGCCACTACCTCTCTCTATCAAAAGCCCACTCTCCTGGGACAGGTAGAAACTGGCAACACGTTAAATTCTCCCTGTGTGCCAATAACGCCACCCCAAGACCAGTGGTTACCAGCAGCCTCCGATCGCGACACGCTATCCCATCAGAACTGGGTTACTAGGGTAGAAGTCTCTGATACTGGCATTGGAATTGACAGCGAAGATCAAGAAGCTATCTTTGATCGCTTCTTCCGAGTCGAAAATCGAGTACATACGTTAGAAGGGACTGGTCTAGGACTGTCGATCGTTCGCAATATCGTAGAAAAACACCAGAGCCGAGTTCACCTGGTTAGTGCTGTTGGTGTAGGTACTACCTTCTGGTTTGATCTGCCGCTGTACAAGCCAGAGCCTCTGCCCGACAACCCCAACTTACCGGTCGATGACAGTGCCCCTGCTCACGACCCTCAAGTAATTACTCCGTAA
- a CDS encoding response regulator transcription factor, whose amino-acid sequence MPLSNLDSPNLKVLIVEDDSMMQLGLEQVLSDYPQISIVGYAEDGYRAVQMVQQLRPDLVVMDIGLPRLDGIAATEQIKQAFPTTTVVILTSHTAETEILAALSVGADAYCVKGTNVEHLLAAIEAAQLGALYLDPQIARVVVNNLKPPARDTNVANLSQREMEILRLIVDGLSNTEIANKLHLSPNTIKTHVKGIMNKLAVDDRVQAAVIALRSGLV is encoded by the coding sequence ATGCCGCTATCTAACCTTGATTCACCTAATCTCAAAGTCCTAATCGTTGAAGACGATTCCATGATGCAATTAGGGCTAGAGCAGGTGTTGTCTGATTATCCTCAAATCTCGATCGTAGGATACGCCGAAGATGGGTATCGCGCTGTGCAGATGGTGCAGCAACTGAGGCCAGACCTAGTAGTAATGGATATTGGGTTGCCACGCTTAGACGGCATTGCTGCAACCGAACAAATTAAGCAAGCGTTCCCAACAACAACTGTGGTCATCCTTACCTCTCACACTGCGGAGACCGAGATCTTAGCGGCGCTCTCTGTCGGTGCTGATGCCTACTGTGTCAAGGGCACAAACGTTGAGCACCTGCTAGCTGCGATCGAAGCAGCCCAGTTGGGCGCACTCTATCTTGACCCACAAATTGCTCGAGTTGTGGTTAATAATCTTAAACCACCCGCCCGTGACACAAACGTTGCTAACCTGTCGCAACGGGAAATGGAAATTCTTAGATTAATAGTCGATGGACTCAGCAACACAGAGATTGCCAACAAACTTCACCTTAGCCCTAATACCATCAAGACCCATGTCAAGGGGATTATGAACAAGCTGGCAGTAGACGATCGCGTGCAAGCAGCCGTGATAGCCTTACGATCTGGCTTGGTATGA